The Accipiter gentilis chromosome 7, bAccGen1.1, whole genome shotgun sequence genome includes a region encoding these proteins:
- the LOC126040252 gene encoding CD48 antigen-like isoform X4, whose amino-acid sequence MAMGLTRAFLFLLFIMQTAWAQHSPLEVVGVVDGVAYLSPRLQTQTSYHQIHWRRNNLVKIASRDSKGKVWYTNSSYKGRLELFPNNTLKISFLQKNDSSMYQVYLEDEVGKEHIENILLTVYELVPKPTVNAKVIRGDSTWCKATLECSVGLEGVTYEWIPPRKLPLEDAGASEQHVSFDPLIETYTCKVSNPVSSNNASLTYRHPCSWTGTTCSAHMKWQNLGGMGCKVALALEGPQSSGDDPEDSESLQG is encoded by the exons cagcCTGGGCACAACACAGTCCATTGGAGGTGGTAGGGGTTGTTGATGGGGTGGCATATCTCAGCCCCAGACTGCAAACCCAGACCTCCTATCATCAAATCCACTGGCGGCGCAACAACTTGGTGAAGATCGCCAGCCGGGACAGCAAGGGGAAGGTCTGGTATACCAACAGCAGCTACAAGGGACGCCTGGAGCTCTTCCCCAACAACACCCTAAAAATCAGCTTCCTGCAGAAAAATGATAGCAGCATGTACCAGGTGTACCTGGAGGATGAGGTGGGCAAGGAGCACATTGAAAACATCCTTCTGACAGTGTATG AGCTGGTCCCGAAGCCCACTGTGAACGCCAAAGTGATCAGGGGTGACTCGACATGGTGCAAAGCCACCCTGGAGTGCTCAGTGGGGCTCGAAGGGGTGACCTACGAGTGGATCCCCCCCAGAAAGCTCCCACTGGAGGATGCGGGTGCCTCTGAGCAGCATGTCTCCTTTGACCCCTTGATAGAAACCTACACCTGCAAAGTCAGCAACCCTGTCTCCTCCAACAATGCCTCACTGACCTACAGGCACCCTTGTTCCTGGACAGGTACCACCTGCAGTGCACACATGAAATGGCAAAACTTGGGTGGGATGGGCTGCAAGGTGGCCTTGGCTTTGGAGGGTCCCCAGAGCAGTGGTGATGACCCTGAGGACAGTGAGTCCCTGCAAGGCTGA